DNA from Misgurnus anguillicaudatus chromosome 13, ASM2758022v2, whole genome shotgun sequence:
TCATATTTGCCCGCGTCTCCATCTTTCTCCGTGCTCGTGCTTGACCTAGTGTCCGCTGCTTAACATACAATGCTAAGTTTTTTAAGGCAGAgtaatgaataggttatttgcattttgTGCAGGAATAGAAGATCGGATTAATATCCGTTTAGCCAAGACTCATTTATGTGGTCGattgtaaatgtttaagaaatgtttattgttaaataataaaataaagtaaaaaggacattctgaaaatgtaacttgtgCAATGGCGAGaaaataagcaaaataattaagaaaatgtaaaataaataaaaaaatttagttttattttgtttggcttcggccaagaattttccttttGTTGCATCCATAAAAACCTTGGCAGAACTGTGGGAAGGTAAAACTTCCACATCCATCTATTTAATTAGCTTATACGGTTTAGGTGTGCCTTTAGCATGGCTTTCTCTGAATGAAATGAACCTGTCACAGAGGTGGGCAGCTAACCCATCATTTAATCCTTACTAATATTTAGGTAACAACAAGAACATAAGGTGGTGGTGGTCTGAGCTCGAAGACACAAAACAGGAAATACGTATGTAAAAAGATCTAAAGATAAACAGTTTATGCAAAGTCATCTTTAGAGAAACCTACCACTACCAGCAGATACTTagaaaacaattaaacaatgaGTCAGATGAATATCATTATCAATTTAATTATCCACGTGGCCTACAATGCATTTAAGGTACACATATTTTTCACCAGAATGTGTGTTACCTTACCTAGGAATCGAAGCCACAATGTTTGTGCTGCTACCGCAATGCTTTACAAATGAGCTACGTGAAcattaaatgcaaaatattagtGGCTGTCAGCATCAGTCATTAGAAAATTTCCCCTTTTGCCTTTTTTCTCCATTTGTGTTTCATAGACGTTAGTAAGTCATATGACATAAAGGTAAATGAAGACATAACTTTCATTTATGTGGAAACTAACGCTTTAGTTGTCTCAAAATTACCCCTATGTTGCAACATGGACTGATAAGTGAgtgaggaaagaaagaaagagacagaTCATGTGTCAAAACAAGAAGTTCAGGCCCCACGTTAATAAAGCGTTAATAGGCTAGCTAGTACAATATATTACGTGGTAAGCCACCCAcgttaaatgaaaaataatttattaaagaaaattagataaaaagAAGACATGTTTACTGTATGTGATCCAACCACAAACATTGACAAGTTTCTTGATGACGTGACCTAGTCTGTTCAATCTTAACCCTATTAGATTTTGTAATTGTAATAAACGATAATAAAGAGGTTACGAATATTTGACCTATCTGTCAAAAAAGATACAGGGCAGCAGTCAACGGGTAGTGCCTTTCTCCTGAGGATCAGAGGATTAGCAAACAGACCATCGTTTTAGATTCAGCAACAgcagaaatgcaataaaaaaccGCACGCGCTGATGACAGCATTGTGAGAGTTTCATAACTGATGGTGGCTATCAAACCTAAGTGTTGAGTGATCGAGTGGAAAATAAAAGCCTTTAATCTCCTCGTTCTGCGCTTAGCATCCATATTGGTTTGCTGGGTCGCCGGTCAGAGCCGAGCTGAAACCCCTACTACACAGCAATCCAGCATGCAAAGGAGACGCGATTGAGCCGCGCAGGGATTTTCTCTGGCTATGAGATGTTTCTTACCTTCTAAATGCGAAACGTAGGTGTGAGGACGGGTCGTCAGTTCTTCGCAAATGTTTCGAGTAACGGCCTACAAAAAGGAGTAAATCTAGTTCCAGTGTTCAGCGTTTCGTACTGATCACGAGCACGGTCTCAGCTCCGCTCATGTCGTGACGTCACCGGCGATCTGGAAATGAAAATGGGAGGATACTCGACGAGGGAAGCCGCTTTCgttataataaaattataataaacagAATAAACGGATACATTTCTGCGTATATGATCTAAAGATGGGATTCTGTGTTTTGATTGACAAAATAATTTGCTGACATACATTATAATAATGAATCTACGAAATAAGAACagaatatattgtaatatattacaatattttCATAACCCCTGcgttcattttaaacaatttagatacttttccacgtcaatttgcagtaaaacacattttattaacaaccaATCCAAATGATCCATGGTTGAAGTCTCGTGTTTCTTTAAATATCGCGAGAGTTCATTACGGCCTTTCTCCCCGAGCTGCTAGCAACGATAGTGTACACATTCAGGTAAAATCCACCATTTTTACTACCAtagaaaacattttataaagtgTGGGTAATGAGTTATCTTACACGAAAGCTCAGGGAGCAGCGGTGTTTGTTAATGCTTATTTAAGTTTGTTGTTAGGTATAAAATCTGCTTTGGTCTTCTCTCCACCAGCGCAGGCTTCAATGTTATGATACAGGCCTGTATAATTAGTGCTTCCGGTCACCGTAAGCGCTAAAGTAATCGTGTTTTTGTTCCTGTACATTTTTGATTAATATGTTTTCATGTCATGTcagctttttattatttttctatcGCTTGTTTTTTCTAGTGACCTTGTCATTGAGAAGGTGCAATGGATGTACATTAAATCTGGAAAAAGTATCAAGAtcttatgtatttaaatatacgtTGTATCATTTACATGCAATATGCTACAACTGTTGTACGTTAATTATACTAAATAAATTGAGAGTCACGGGAtggataaaatgtttttttttttaaagttattcaCGTTTATGTTGAAGTATTTTACATGCCAGTTAGACTTCACCATAGTGTAAAGTTGTGTAATGTGTTTTGACATTAATGCATGACTGTTGTTTGTACTTTGTCAATGCAGAACATTTCATGATGAGTTATGCTGAAAAACCAGAGGACATAACACGAGAGGAGTGGATGGAAAAGCTCAATAATGTTCACATTCAGCGTGCAGACATGAATCGACTCATTATGAATTATCTGGTGACTGGTATGCACACAACTAACTGTGTTATTAAAATTTAACAGCTTTAGCAAAAATGTCAGTAAATCATTTTCATTCttgatttttatttatgtagaGGGGTTTAAAGAGGCCGCTGAGAAGTTCAGGATGGAATCGGGTATTGAGCCAAGTGTCGATTTGGACTCTTTGGATGAAAGGATAAAAATTCGAGAGATGGTCTTGAAAGGACAGATTCAAGAAGCCATTGCACTGATCAACAGTCTTCACCCCGAGCTGCTGGACACTAACCGTTACCTGTACTTCCATCTCCAGGTATAAGGGAAATGTTTGATTTGTGCTGCTAAAGACTTTGAGATACGTTTTGTGTGGAGGCAAATTTGGAGctatcttttaaatatttttggcaTATAATAAGTTGTATGATTAAATCATACAACTAAGTGTTGTTCACATTTAGGCCTGGTTTCTCAAATGCACGAGGTCTTAACTCGAAAATAACTTGCCCTGACACATCCTAAAGTCCCCCTCTAGTCAATAattttatcacttaaaactcatctttgagcatcatgaTGGCATATCGTCGCTGTTCAATGAAAACCACGTCCATTTTGcagatttttcgacggattaaatgtccaggttcatttccctataaagtatgcttcacatatctaaatggcttatgaaaagttgtgaaatcatgtcatctgattttcacgtatatccatttggtgtcaaagctgttaATCACGCCAcgtatctcccgccctgtggaagcatctcgccggtctcgtgaagtttcatcgtAACTCAGCAatggatagccgaataaacatagcctggtgagacaatgactttccttcatcgaggtaaacatttcccccctgacgccagacgtttatctaggagtgacaaaatgaCAGTatgactgtgcaaacaaagtatctaggctatttaataaactgagcgtattcatctgtcaatatgaaacgcgacttggccattctaattaataattggaagaacgcgtatcgaccaccgttactgttaaatatgcacgtatgtccatttaaactcaattttggtcaaatgtggattatatcttTACACtagcaagaatatggttacatgtaaagatgctgtaccaagtatgacaacgctacattcaactgcttttgaaatacagtgtttttttcacttcctgaaaagtacctttttggacatacgtgagtttcatcaggcagcgacgatatgtAAAGGTTTTGTCATGTGACAGTAATTTCTTTGTGCTTATAAACAGCTTTAATTTAACTCCACGAAAGATGCCAGTGAGCAGAAAGGTGTTAAAAAGGGGTGCCTGAGCGCGATTGCCCCCACTCCCCCACAAGCTGGCACCCACATTGAACTTTAGACGATCTGTGCCCAAGCTTGCTTTTGTCATTGGGATTCGATTTGTTTTGAAgaaacaggaagtaaagcgcTCTTAACACTGAAGCCAATCGTAATGTCAAGTTTGTGGCTTCTATTTTGGAACATTTTGGATTCCCTCTCACTTTGTGTAGTCAATCCATCGTTCAAGAAGCTCAGATGTTCATATAATCGTGCTGTGAGCATCAGAAGGCTTTTACAAAAGCAGATGAAGTTGAATGACTGTCACGCAATTAACGGCTcgccttttgaatcgcgctctgCGGTATGCAACTTGTATCCAGATGTTGCCCACATACAAAGAAAAAGACAAGTGTAAACGCGTCTAAGATTGGAATGTTATTATTAATTGGGGTGCAGAATCCAAACACGCATCCAGATAAAGTATAGAAACAACTGAATGTTGACAAGTATAAATGCATGGTGTCCTGATATGCCAATGATCCGATCGGCGTTATCGGATGTAGGGGAATGCATGTTAATGCATTGTGTAAAAGCAGCttggaatgttttttttttcaagtcaCATTCATAAAAGCTACTTGTGGTCTAGTAAATTTGCTGTTTAATTTCAATGCAAAACTAACACAGCTTCAATATTTCTTAGTTTTATAGACGTCTTTTTATACATtgtgttaaaggcggggtgcgtgatttttgaaaaacacattGGAAAAGGGATttgggccgagtaccaaaactaaggatgtcccgatccgatctggtttcagactcgatcggaaacggacgttacctcccgatcaggactcggatacatgcagggtttaaaatccggcgttaaggtctcgctctgcgCCAGTGTACGccctgcgctggtgcgtgtgaactgacaAGAAGAGAATTACGTGTTTTCTTTCATAGGCTTCACACTCGTGCATGCGGggaacccacgacaaaaccgTGTTTTTACAGctcatttaaaaactttgaaaaaacttaatagaagtctaaaaaacaaagtattaaagtatatataaccatgtcactcatctcattacaatatgttaactagataactggatacaacttattgtatagtttaataaaataatgtattttgattatacaaattaattatGACCTAACTATAGTGATTTTTttaactaactgctgaccatcttagggaatctctatggctaatttataagacatattgctgaatcagtatgttgtttttcttgttaattgagtcttttttggtagcctatcttatgcctagaattagtcaaggaggttgattcttatagTTTGATTctttcaaagtttgatcaattgtacataatgacatgtccaacaaatgcatatagggtgtcagactcatagatgtACATTATTTAatgttcaggttttaaagtttgggtcaacatgtggtacagctttaaaactgaaacttataaaatcctatatgaggtccaaaatgtcattgaaacacaccagtggctttgctgtcatcaggataaaacatgttacccctcaaaCCCTCCCTCCCAACAGAGCCTGCCCataaaacaaatcccaatttaacccctgtacatatacactatatatattctcattattttttaacacatctataGTTATGCACTGGCACAGAGTTAaactcttttgactccacacagaaacggCAACGCGTGcgcatgacataaggaacatcctggttctgttttttcactcttctttattctttttttatgtattatagaagtatcggtTCGGGattcggtatcggcagatactcaaaatcaaatgactcagactcgagggcaaaaaacctgatcgggacatccctaaccaaaacacacttgtagccaatcagcagcatGCATACTAactgacattgttgcctgggttgtgtatgtgtggggcgtgtctatcaaaagaaggtccagattctgttggggtaggggtgtgtttgtttaggtgatttcaaatgtcaacattggctttcagagatcatgcaccccgcctttaagtaatTTCTTTGTGTATCAGTACTGCAGATTAAAAGTATCTATTATTAAGTTGTAATTCAAAGTTGCCTGTTTTTCTCCTCCAGCAACAACACCTGATCGAGTTGATTCGCCTGCGGGAAACCGAGGCTGCATTGGAGTTTGCGCAGACGCAGTTAGCCGAACAGGGAGAGGAAAGTCGAGAGTGTCTGACGGAGATGGAGCGGACCCTGGCGCTCCTGGCATTTGACAACCCAGAGGAGTCGCCCTTTGGAGATCTGCTTAACATGATGCAGAGACAGAAGGTAACAGGTTGCTTAAAACAGACAAACTTACTGATTGTTTGATTATTCTAGATTATAATTTATGGTCTTGCATTAACAGGTGTGGAGCGAGGTAAACCAGGCAGTGCTAGATTACGAAAACAGGGAGTCGACACCGAAACTTGCCAAACTACTCAAACTGCTGCTGTGGGCTCAGAACGAGTTGGACCAGAAGAAAGTAAAGTACCCTAAAATGACAGATCTCAGCAAAGGCACCATCGAGGACCCCAAGTGAACATGAAACTGCATCTCTATGCTTGCATTCTGTGGGGAACAAAATGGACGCTTTCCCTTTCCTTAACTATTTATACTCAGTGACTGACACTCAGACATCCTTTTATCCTCCTTTTGTTTCGTTTACTTGTTGCTTATCATAGGCTGTGGAAATGAGGTTGTTGAAATTTAAGAACGACTTCTAGCCAAAATGGAAACACTTTTTACAAACGCAGAGATTGTTTTTTACAGCAATGTCTGAAAAGGAGAGCAGAATTAATTGTATTTCAGTCAATTTTGTTTTGCAGAGAATTATTATTAACCCTCTATTTTGTCCGCCGTTGTTCAGAAAGTATATAAATAGAGAACcacacttacatttacatgCTATTTTATTGGAGATTTGTGTCCGCTGGTGCGAGGTACCAAATGCAAAATATTGGTGTCATCATCACCACTGGATTGATTGTATTAAGGTTACGAGTGAGCTCTGTGTGCTATCATATTTTAATTTGCAGTGCACAGTTATACATTATTTGTATGTGCGTGAAAGGGCCTGTTGAAGAACATCTGGCCTTTTTAAGTACTAATGTTATTGCATTATAATGTTATAAAGTCATGTGACATTGTTTTCTACTGTACATTGTCAAGTATTCCTGCTTACATTGACATTCAATTATGTGATTTGTAGATATTGCAGATATAAATTTGTAAGCTTCTGATGTCAGATGCTTTACATTGTattaaatattctttttttattccCCAAACTCTATATTCGAATATCAAAATCGCAGATGCTGTTGGGTGCTATAACACCCAGCTAAATCTTGCAGAAgaatttttatcaatgaaactGCAATTGACAGATAAACAACATCCTTAAGATGCTTGCCATAACCATCTGAAATCATACTGGCAATGCATTGTTTTTACTGGGGTCCAGGGCCCACATGGGGACTTCCGGAAACTTTCaagggggcctcaagatgacttaaaattatttgaaataagACAAAACATGAACTGAAATGAagatttttttagttttgtttatttttataatgaacacGGGTTTCTAGATATTcaaatctttaaaatattttattgcgTAGAAATTCTTTGTTCTGGAAGTATTAAATCTCTATGAGATTGGCTGTGCTATGACAAAACGATATTTGCTCGGTTTGATGTGATTCGatgctttttatttacttaccgCAGCTAAGATTCGGGCTTGCATTACTTGTCCAACGATCAATCGTGTTACCGTTATTAAACGCGTGTATACATAAAAATATCCTTGCATCGACATCAGATTCGAGCATTTACCTAAACATCACTCGAAACCGTGCGTTTATTTGAGTGGAGGACGCGAGTTATGTGTGGAGAAGAGGCTGCGTCACGTTACTTCCTGCTTTCACGAGCCAGCGGTTGGAGGAACTGCGTggctgaaaaaaaaagaaactgaCACGTGGATTATAATGAACAGGAAAGACTGATTTTCCTCAGTCCATTTGTTGGTTGCAGAAGCTCAATGGATGCTGCATAGACCCCGTATGGAAATGCTTCTGCATATAAACTTACCGATTTCGTTTCTTTGCCGTTTTGCTTGTCGCGCGGACTGACCCGAGATCGTACACGAGGagataaaacacaaacaataatatTGTCGTTGAATGGCAGTTCTACAAAAACATGGCAAGAACAGTAGTCCAGATTCGGTCTGTACCAAGGAGAAGCCCGCAGAGAATTTCGCACAAGTTGGACCACAGAAGAAGTGGGCTGAGTCGAGTCAAACCTGGACAAGGTGAGACCACCTCGACCAAACTTTCCGCAACTAACGTTAAGTTAATAAAGTCACTCTATTCCAGGTTACATCAGTAACTTATGTTACAGGCATTCATTTGTTTTATTAGCAAAATAAGTTAATGGATGACAATAACCGTTAAGTTAGTATAGTGGCAGTCTTCATATACAATGAGATGTTTAATTTCTAAAATGCATGATGAGGTAACGTAACATTAACGTTACATAGTATTGAATTACAATTGTTATATGAAATGCTTTCTGTCATGTGTTTTTTACAAGTCATTTACTATCATGTGTACAATATTGTGAACAAAGTACAATGAAAAGGTTTTTGAATGCTTCAGGCTCGAATACAACTTTTTGATACATAATATTATACATACAGCGACtgaaataagtattgaacacgtcacccttttttgtaaatatatttctaaaGGTGTTACTGACATGACATTTTCACTAGATGTTGGTAACAACCAATACACACGCAAAGAAATCAAACCATAGATAACCATAAATGAAGTCAAATGAAACAAACAGACGTATTGGACCCCTCCCCTGAGGAAAAGGAGGTGCAAAAAGGCATGGAAAGCCAAGACAGTCAGTAATAAAAAAGCAATCCGGCCCATTGCAAATAATAACAGGTGGTTTAACTTACTCCCAAATGATGGCCTATAAAATAGTGTCTCATTACCAAGGTGTCATGCAAACCAAACACATAGCCAGGGAAACTCTCAGAATGGCCCAGCCAATCACCTGACTTGAATCCTATTGGAAATCTATGGAAAGAACTAAAGATCACAGTTCATAGAAGAACCTTCAATAGAGCATTTGTGTTGAAGAATGGGTCAAAATCACACCTGAGGAACTGGTTTCTACATACAGTCTTAAAGCTTTCAATTCCAACAAAGGCTTTTGTACAAAGTATCAAGTACATTCCAGTAGGTGTGTTCAATTCTTTTTCTTATGTGTAATGAcgtaaaatgaca
Protein-coding regions in this window:
- the gid8b gene encoding glucose-induced degradation protein 8-B homolog; translation: MMSYAEKPEDITREEWMEKLNNVHIQRADMNRLIMNYLVTEGFKEAAEKFRMESGIEPSVDLDSLDERIKIREMVLKGQIQEAIALINSLHPELLDTNRYLYFHLQQQHLIELIRLRETEAALEFAQTQLAEQGEESRECLTEMERTLALLAFDNPEESPFGDLLNMMQRQKVWSEVNQAVLDYENRESTPKLAKLLKLLLWAQNELDQKKVKYPKMTDLSKGTIEDPK